From a region of the Ketobacter sp. MCCC 1A13808 genome:
- the grpE gene encoding nucleotide exchange factor GrpE — translation MSNEEAARPTPEQEESQDVQADAAEQSAEVENEAADTETTEVTIETLATEVGVLQAKLAEQGESVLRAQAEMQNVRRRAERDVENAHKFALDKFAADLLPVIDSLERAMDAADSIEHDGVKSMKDGIELTLKMFVDTLAKHGVEQLNPVGEPFNPDYHQAMSMVPNPDMEPNSVMAVMQKGYVLKGRLVRPAMVVVSKAAG, via the coding sequence ATGTCGAATGAAGAAGCTGCGCGCCCAACACCGGAGCAGGAAGAATCTCAGGACGTGCAGGCAGACGCTGCTGAGCAATCAGCGGAAGTGGAAAATGAAGCTGCGGATACTGAGACCACCGAGGTCACGATAGAGACATTGGCAACAGAAGTGGGCGTACTGCAGGCCAAACTGGCCGAGCAAGGGGAGTCTGTGCTGCGGGCTCAGGCGGAAATGCAAAATGTGCGTCGCCGCGCGGAGCGGGATGTCGAAAACGCTCATAAATTTGCGCTGGATAAGTTCGCCGCGGATCTGCTGCCGGTAATCGACAGTCTGGAGCGGGCTATGGACGCCGCCGACAGTATTGAGCACGACGGTGTGAAAAGTATGAAGGACGGCATCGAGCTGACCTTGAAAATGTTCGTCGACACCCTGGCTAAACACGGTGTTGAGCAGCTTAACCCGGTGGGTGAGCCCTTCAATCCGGATTACCATCAGGCCATGTCGATGGTGCCAAACCCGGATATGGAGCCCAATTCAGTTATGGCTGTAATGCAAAAAGGCTACGTTCTGAAAGGCCGCCTGGTGCGCCCGGCGATGGTCGTGGTCAGCAAAGCAGCAGGTTAA
- a CDS encoding helix-turn-helix transcriptional regulator gives MDEYQALMTQRELCNRWQVSEATLEQWRSEGIGPIYVKLGGQVSYRREDVLEYEASCLRRSTFEAV, from the coding sequence ATGGATGAATATCAAGCACTTATGACGCAAAGAGAGCTTTGTAATCGTTGGCAGGTAAGCGAGGCGACACTGGAGCAATGGCGATCTGAGGGTATTGGCCCAATTTATGTGAAATTAGGCGGCCAAGTCAGCTACCGGCGAGAGGATGTGCTGGAGTATGAGGCCAGTTGCTTGAGAAGGAGTACTTTTGAAGCCGTTTGA
- a CDS encoding outer membrane protein assembly factor BamE produces the protein MQNLLRQIRLPALILILATTTLPGCSSLRFPGVYRIDIGQGNLITKEMIEKLKLGMSPRQVEYVMGSPMIADTFHPDRWDYMYSLETGTGILVKNQITLYFDSERLAKIDDSLYKDPDKLRNDLLEQMGLPIPPGDDKAESAPAEPASEEPPVIES, from the coding sequence ATGCAAAACTTGTTGCGACAAATACGCCTTCCGGCGTTGATATTGATATTGGCCACCACCACCCTGCCCGGCTGTAGTTCATTGCGTTTTCCGGGGGTTTACCGTATCGATATTGGTCAGGGCAACCTGATTACCAAGGAAATGATCGAAAAATTAAAGCTCGGCATGAGCCCTCGCCAAGTTGAATACGTCATGGGATCACCGATGATTGCCGACACTTTCCATCCTGATCGCTGGGATTATATGTATAGCCTGGAAACCGGCACCGGCATTTTGGTTAAAAATCAGATCACGCTGTATTTCGACAGTGAGCGCTTAGCAAAAATTGACGACAGTCTGTATAAAGACCCTGACAAACTACGAAACGACCTGCTGGAGCAGATGGGTCTGCCGATCCCTCCTGGCGACGACAAGGCTGAGTCCGCCCCCGCGGAACCGGCCAGCGAAGAGCCTCCGGTTATAGAAAGCTAG
- a CDS encoding RnfH family protein, translating into MSEQMIKVEVAYALPEKQMIVPVMIKKGTSMYDAVVQSGIAAKFEGLDIESAPMGVFGKAERKPKERVLEAGERVEIYRGLIADPKEVRKKRAAEKAAKEKASD; encoded by the coding sequence ATGAGCGAACAAATGATTAAAGTGGAAGTAGCGTATGCTTTGCCTGAAAAGCAGATGATTGTGCCGGTAATGATAAAAAAAGGCACCTCAATGTACGATGCAGTAGTGCAGTCCGGTATTGCTGCGAAGTTTGAGGGGTTGGATATCGAGTCAGCGCCCATGGGCGTGTTCGGCAAAGCCGAGCGTAAGCCCAAGGAGCGGGTGCTGGAGGCGGGGGAAAGGGTCGAGATTTACCGTGGGCTGATCGCCGACCCGAAAGAAGTCCGTAAAAAACGTGCCGCCGAGAAAGCAGCAAAGGAAAAGGCTTCCGACTAG
- the fur gene encoding ferric iron uptake transcriptional regulator — translation MTNENQELRKVGLKVTLPRVKILQILESAETHHLSAEDVYKALLDAGEDVGLATVYRVLTQFESAGLVSRLNFDGGHAVFELSKGDHHDHMVCMVSGQVIEFVDEDIEKLQHAIAERHGFELIDHNLVLYVKPKS, via the coding sequence ATGACAAATGAAAATCAAGAACTCCGTAAAGTCGGCCTCAAAGTTACCCTGCCGCGGGTAAAAATACTGCAGATACTAGAATCGGCGGAAACCCATCACTTAAGCGCTGAAGACGTCTATAAAGCGTTGCTGGATGCTGGCGAAGATGTCGGATTGGCCACGGTATACCGGGTGCTCACCCAGTTTGAAAGTGCAGGCCTGGTAAGCCGGCTTAACTTTGATGGCGGACATGCTGTCTTTGAACTGTCCAAAGGTGATCATCATGACCATATGGTTTGTATGGTGTCTGGGCAGGTGATCGAGTTCGTTGACGAAGATATCGAAAAATTGCAGCACGCCATTGCTGAACGCCATGGCTTCGAGCTGATTGATCATAACTTGGTGCTTTATGTAAAACCGAAGTCCTAA
- the dapB gene encoding 4-hydroxy-tetrahydrodipicolinate reductase, translated as MSAANTNEGNVRVAVIGAAGRMGRALIEAVSEAEGVSLTAAIDRPGNSLIGSDAGELAAIGKLGVAVVDNLDAVKNDFDVLIDFTAPAATIKNAEFCAQYGKKMAIGTTGLSAEQKAQLEASASKTAIMFAPNMSVGVNLCFKLLELAARVLGDEVDIEVLESHHRHKVDSPSGTALRMGEVVAETLGRDLNKVAVYGREGQDGPRDRETIGFATVRAGDIVGEHTVMFAADGERVEITHKATSRMNFARGAVRACRWLNERTTGLYDMQDVLGLR; from the coding sequence GTGAGTGCAGCGAATACAAATGAGGGCAATGTAAGAGTCGCAGTGATTGGTGCTGCTGGTCGTATGGGACGTGCGTTGATCGAGGCTGTTAGCGAGGCGGAAGGGGTGTCTTTGACAGCCGCTATTGATCGCCCCGGCAATTCCCTGATCGGTTCCGATGCCGGTGAATTAGCAGCGATCGGAAAACTGGGTGTGGCGGTCGTCGATAATCTGGATGCGGTAAAAAATGATTTTGACGTGCTGATCGATTTTACTGCTCCAGCAGCAACGATCAAAAATGCTGAGTTTTGTGCGCAGTACGGCAAAAAAATGGCCATTGGTACCACCGGACTGAGCGCAGAGCAAAAAGCTCAGTTAGAGGCTTCAGCGAGCAAAACGGCAATCATGTTTGCACCCAATATGAGCGTTGGTGTGAATCTGTGTTTCAAACTGCTTGAACTTGCCGCCCGCGTGCTGGGTGATGAAGTCGATATCGAAGTATTGGAATCTCATCACCGCCATAAAGTGGATTCGCCTTCCGGGACGGCATTGCGGATGGGCGAGGTGGTAGCCGAGACGTTGGGCCGTGATCTTAATAAGGTGGCCGTTTACGGTCGTGAAGGGCAAGACGGTCCTCGTGACCGGGAAACAATCGGCTTTGCCACCGTGCGGGCGGGCGATATTGTCGGTGAACATACCGTGATGTTTGCGGCTGATGGTGAAAGGGTTGAAATTACGCATAAAGCCACCAGCCGTATGAATTTCGCACGTGGAGCGGTTCGCGCTTGCCGTTGGTTAAATGAGCGAACCACCGGGCTCTATGATATGCAGGATGTTTTGGGGTTGCGGTAG
- a CDS encoding sodium-dependent transporter, with product MSEQQSIHGVWTKRWTFVLAATGSAVGLGNIWKFPYMAGENGGGAFVLIYLVFIFSIGIPVMLAEILLGRRGRASPINSMHKLADEAGATPFWGGIGWLGALAGMLILSFYSVVAGWAVSYVYLMASDSFSGQSADAVGAVFGDLLGDPWRLLGWHSVFMVMTIVVVANGIHRGLEMAVQWLMPLLFIMLLVLLGYSATQDAFGASLDFMFKVDFSKLTQEAILSALGHSFFTLSLGMGAIMAYGAYMSRQQNLATTVVTIGLLDTLVAIVAGIVIFTIVFNNGLEPGAGPSLMFKTLPIAFSKMPAGVYLGTMFFVLVVAAAWSSAISLAEPAVAWAVESTGVGRVKAAIFVGLIAWTLGIGCALSLNIWSDFTIFGNSLFDFFDKLTTNIMLPLGGLTLCLFVGWVMDRAVVRNEVDISHPTIYRVWYLFVRVLSPVGVAVVMINKLFE from the coding sequence ATGTCAGAGCAGCAGTCGATTCATGGGGTGTGGACGAAGCGCTGGACCTTTGTGCTGGCCGCGACCGGCTCAGCGGTGGGGTTGGGGAATATCTGGAAATTTCCTTACATGGCGGGAGAAAACGGCGGCGGTGCCTTCGTTTTAATCTATCTGGTATTTATCTTCTCAATCGGTATTCCGGTGATGCTGGCGGAAATTCTGCTGGGGCGCCGCGGACGGGCCAGCCCGATCAATAGCATGCACAAGCTGGCAGACGAAGCCGGGGCAACCCCTTTCTGGGGCGGCATCGGTTGGCTTGGCGCCTTAGCCGGCATGTTAATTCTGTCCTTTTATAGCGTCGTGGCAGGCTGGGCCGTGTCCTATGTTTATCTCATGGCATCCGATTCCTTTAGTGGCCAGTCGGCGGACGCAGTGGGCGCAGTATTCGGTGATCTGCTTGGCGATCCGTGGCGTTTACTCGGCTGGCACTCTGTTTTTATGGTGATGACCATTGTTGTGGTGGCGAATGGCATCCATAGGGGGCTGGAGATGGCCGTGCAATGGTTGATGCCGCTGTTGTTCATTATGTTGTTGGTTCTGCTGGGCTACTCCGCAACTCAGGATGCGTTTGGGGCCAGTCTCGATTTTATGTTTAAAGTCGATTTCAGTAAGTTGACCCAAGAGGCGATTCTTAGCGCGTTGGGGCACTCGTTCTTTACTCTGAGCCTGGGCATGGGCGCCATCATGGCCTATGGCGCTTACATGTCACGGCAGCAGAATCTTGCGACGACGGTAGTCACCATCGGTTTGCTGGATACCCTGGTAGCGATAGTGGCGGGTATAGTGATTTTTACTATTGTGTTTAATAACGGGCTGGAGCCCGGTGCAGGCCCTTCGCTAATGTTCAAAACCCTGCCGATCGCATTCAGTAAGATGCCGGCTGGCGTGTATCTAGGAACAATGTTTTTTGTTTTGGTGGTGGCTGCCGCCTGGAGTTCGGCGATTTCTCTGGCCGAGCCGGCGGTTGCCTGGGCAGTTGAAAGCACCGGAGTCGGCCGTGTGAAAGCCGCCATTTTCGTGGGACTGATAGCCTGGACGCTGGGGATTGGCTGTGCGCTCTCCCTCAACATCTGGAGCGACTTCACGATATTCGGTAACAGCCTGTTTGATTTCTTCGATAAGCTGACCACCAATATCATGCTGCCCTTGGGCGGGCTGACCCTGTGCCTCTTTGTCGGCTGGGTGATGGATCGGGCGGTGGTGCGCAATGAAGTTGATATCAGCCACCCGACTATTTACCGGGTGTGGTATTTATTTGTGCGGGTGCTGTCGCCGGTCGGGGTGGCCGTGGTCATGATCAATAAATTATTTGAGTAA
- the dnaJ gene encoding molecular chaperone DnaJ: protein MSKKDYYEILGVGKDATGPDVKKAYRKLAMKYHPDRNPDDADAEAKFKEASEAYEVLSDAQKKEAYDRYGHAGVDPNMGGGGFHSAAGGASFSDIFGDVFGDIFGGAGAAGGRGGARSNRGSDLRYTLELDLEEAVKGTSVEIRVPTLVNCETCDGGGAKKGTSPVTCTTCNGVGQIRMQQGFFSVQQTCPACRGQGKIIKEPCPDCRGQGRKEKRKTLSVKIPPGVDTGDRIRLAGEGEAGIAGGPAGDLYVQVAVRDHAIFRREGKDLYTEVPISFADAALGGELEVPTLDGRVKLKIPQETQTGKLFRLREKGVTPVRGGKPGDLLCRVIIETPVNLSKEQKDLLKQFQTGLEKEGYRQSPKRSGWFDGVKSFFDDML from the coding sequence ATGTCGAAAAAAGATTATTACGAAATTCTCGGGGTAGGCAAAGATGCTACCGGGCCGGATGTGAAAAAAGCGTATCGCAAATTGGCGATGAAGTATCACCCTGACCGTAACCCGGACGACGCTGATGCTGAGGCAAAGTTTAAAGAGGCCAGCGAAGCCTACGAAGTGCTGTCGGACGCGCAGAAAAAAGAAGCGTATGATCGTTACGGTCATGCTGGAGTCGACCCCAATATGGGTGGCGGTGGTTTTCACTCAGCAGCGGGTGGTGCCAGTTTCAGCGATATATTCGGTGATGTGTTTGGCGATATATTCGGTGGTGCCGGAGCTGCTGGCGGTCGTGGGGGCGCCCGCAGTAATCGGGGTTCCGATCTGCGCTATACCCTGGAACTGGATTTGGAAGAGGCCGTAAAAGGCACCAGCGTTGAAATCAGAGTGCCGACGTTGGTGAATTGTGAAACCTGCGATGGCGGTGGCGCCAAAAAAGGCACCAGCCCGGTAACCTGCACCACCTGTAATGGGGTAGGGCAAATCCGAATGCAGCAGGGCTTCTTCTCTGTTCAGCAAACCTGCCCAGCTTGTCGTGGTCAGGGCAAAATTATAAAAGAACCCTGCCCGGATTGTCGTGGCCAGGGCCGGAAAGAAAAACGCAAAACACTGTCGGTCAAAATCCCCCCCGGTGTTGATACTGGCGATCGCATTCGTCTGGCTGGAGAGGGTGAAGCAGGCATCGCCGGCGGTCCAGCGGGTGATCTATATGTGCAGGTCGCAGTGCGTGATCATGCTATTTTCCGTCGCGAAGGCAAGGATCTATATACCGAAGTACCGATTAGCTTCGCTGACGCAGCTTTGGGGGGTGAGTTGGAAGTGCCGACACTGGATGGTCGGGTAAAACTGAAAATACCTCAGGAAACACAAACCGGAAAATTATTCCGTTTACGTGAAAAAGGGGTAACCCCGGTTCGCGGCGGCAAGCCAGGTGACTTGTTGTGCCGGGTCATTATTGAAACTCCGGTGAACCTGTCCAAAGAGCAGAAAGATTTGCTCAAACAGTTTCAGACCGGGCTGGAAAAAGAAGGCTATCGTCAGTCGCCAAAACGCAGTGGCTGGTTCGATGGTGTTAAATCTTTTTTTGACGATATGCTCTAA
- the dnaK gene encoding molecular chaperone DnaK encodes MGKIIGIDLGTTNSCVAVMEGDKPKVIENSEGDRTTPSIIAYNEDGEILVGQSAKRQAVTNPHNTLYAVKRLIGRKFTDDEVQKDLKRAPFKIIKSDNGDAWVEAHGKKMAPPQVSAEILKKMKKTAEDYLGESVTEAVITVPAYFNDSQRQATKDAGRIAGLDVKRIINEPTAAALAYGMDKKRGDSVVAVYDLGGGTFDISIIEIAEVDGEHQFEVLATNGDTHLGGEDFDLRLIEYLADTFQKDSGIDLHNDPLALQRLKESAEKAKIELSSSQQTEVNLPYITADASGPKHLNIKLTRAKLESLVEQMVEDSLKPCAIALKDAGMKASEINEVILVGGQTRMPLVQQKVKDFFGKEPRKDVNPDEAVAVGASIQAAVLAGDVKDVLLLDVTPLTLGIETMGGVMTPLIEKNTTIPTKKSQVFSTADDNQTAVTVHVCQGERKQATQNKSLGRFDLSDIPPAPRGMPQIEVTFDIDANGILNVSAKDKATGKEQSIVIKASSGLNDDEIEQMVRDAESHAEEDRKFEELVAARNQADGMIHATKKTLEEAEEKVEEGEKEAIESAITALEEALKGDDKDDIDEKTKALTEASANLAQRLYAEQQAEADGGDASAGPGAQASGADDSSNDAVDAEFEEVDENKK; translated from the coding sequence ATGGGTAAAATTATTGGCATCGACCTGGGTACAACCAACTCCTGCGTAGCAGTAATGGAAGGCGATAAGCCCAAAGTTATTGAAAACAGCGAAGGTGATCGTACCACTCCCTCCATCATTGCCTATAACGAAGATGGTGAGATCCTGGTGGGTCAATCCGCCAAACGTCAGGCGGTGACAAACCCCCATAACACGTTATATGCGGTAAAACGTCTGATTGGACGTAAATTTACTGATGATGAAGTGCAGAAAGATCTGAAGCGGGCACCGTTCAAAATTATCAAATCGGATAATGGTGACGCCTGGGTAGAAGCGCACGGTAAGAAAATGGCGCCCCCTCAGGTGTCTGCGGAAATTCTGAAAAAGATGAAGAAAACCGCGGAAGATTATCTGGGCGAGAGCGTCACCGAAGCCGTAATCACTGTACCTGCTTATTTCAACGACAGTCAGCGTCAGGCTACCAAAGACGCTGGTCGTATCGCAGGTCTGGACGTAAAACGTATTATTAATGAGCCAACGGCTGCAGCACTGGCTTACGGAATGGATAAAAAACGCGGCGACTCGGTCGTGGCAGTGTACGATTTGGGTGGTGGTACCTTCGATATCTCCATCATCGAAATTGCAGAAGTGGACGGTGAGCACCAGTTTGAAGTGCTGGCTACTAACGGTGACACTCACCTGGGTGGTGAAGACTTTGATTTACGTCTGATCGAGTATCTTGCCGATACCTTCCAAAAAGATTCCGGTATCGATTTACATAACGATCCTTTAGCTTTGCAACGCTTAAAAGAATCGGCTGAGAAAGCGAAGATTGAGCTGTCTTCCAGCCAGCAAACCGAAGTTAATCTGCCTTACATCACAGCGGATGCGAGCGGACCCAAGCATTTGAATATCAAACTGACCCGCGCCAAGCTGGAGTCATTGGTTGAGCAGATGGTCGAGGATTCATTGAAGCCCTGTGCAATTGCACTGAAAGACGCGGGTATGAAAGCCTCTGAGATCAACGAAGTGATCCTGGTGGGCGGTCAAACCCGTATGCCTTTGGTTCAGCAAAAGGTAAAAGATTTCTTCGGTAAAGAGCCACGCAAGGATGTTAATCCGGACGAAGCGGTCGCGGTTGGTGCTTCTATCCAAGCGGCGGTATTGGCCGGTGACGTAAAAGACGTCTTGTTGTTAGACGTGACGCCCCTGACTCTGGGTATTGAAACCATGGGTGGCGTAATGACGCCGCTGATCGAAAAGAACACCACGATTCCTACTAAGAAGTCGCAAGTGTTCTCAACAGCCGATGATAACCAGACTGCGGTAACCGTGCATGTGTGCCAGGGCGAGCGTAAACAAGCAACCCAGAATAAATCGCTTGGTCGGTTTGATTTGTCTGATATTCCGCCGGCACCGCGCGGGATGCCGCAGATCGAAGTTACCTTCGACATCGATGCTAACGGTATTCTGAATGTTAGTGCGAAAGATAAGGCGACGGGTAAAGAGCAATCCATCGTGATCAAAGCCTCCTCTGGCCTGAATGATGATGAGATCGAGCAAATGGTCCGTGATGCAGAATCCCATGCGGAAGAGGATCGCAAGTTTGAAGAGTTAGTGGCTGCGCGTAACCAGGCCGATGGCATGATCCACGCCACCAAGAAAACCCTGGAAGAAGCGGAAGAGAAAGTAGAGGAAGGCGAAAAAGAGGCGATTGAGTCTGCTATCACTGCTTTGGAAGAAGCATTGAAAGGCGATGACAAAGACGACATTGACGAGAAAACCAAAGCATTGACGGAAGCTTCAGCCAATCTGGCGCAGCGTCTTTATGCTGAGCAGCAAGCCGAAGCCGATGGTGGTGATGCCTCTGCAGGCCCCGGAGCACAAGCTTCCGGTGCCGACGATTCATCAAATGATGCGGTGGATGCTGAGTTTGAAGAAGTCGATGAAAACAAAAAGTAG
- the smpB gene encoding SsrA-binding protein SmpB — protein sequence MSNKKAGGNTIALNRKAKHEFFLEDRYEAGLVLQGWEVKSLRENKINFMDSYVMMKNGEAFLYGCHISPLATVSTHYVPDPTRTRKLLLHQNELGRIFGSITKKVLTCVPTALYWKNGRVKCEIALARGKQLHDKRATEKDRDWSREKHRILKN from the coding sequence ATGTCGAATAAGAAAGCCGGTGGCAACACCATCGCACTTAACAGAAAAGCCAAACATGAGTTCTTCCTGGAAGATCGCTATGAGGCGGGCTTGGTGCTGCAAGGCTGGGAAGTGAAAAGTCTGCGTGAAAACAAAATCAATTTCATGGACAGCTATGTAATGATGAAGAATGGCGAAGCCTTTTTGTACGGTTGCCATATTTCACCCCTTGCGACGGTTTCCACTCATTACGTACCGGACCCCACCCGCACCCGCAAACTGCTACTGCATCAGAATGAACTGGGGCGCATATTCGGCTCCATTACCAAAAAAGTGCTGACCTGTGTACCCACTGCCCTGTATTGGAAGAACGGGAGAGTGAAATGTGAGATTGCTCTGGCCAGAGGTAAACAGCTGCATGACAAGCGAGCGACAGAGAAAGATCGCGACTGGAGCCGGGAAAAGCACCGCATACTGAAAAACTGA
- the recN gene encoding DNA repair protein RecN codes for MLTHINISNFAIVEQLDLDIPNKLTVITGETGAGKSIMIDALGLALGDRADSGSVRHGADKAEILASFDISNIPEAQHWLQQRDLEAEHECILRRVVSGDGRSRAYINGTPSPIQALKQLGEILVSIHGQHEHQALLKKETHRQLLDAFSGLAGQADIVAERYQHWQDQLKAFQHFRDHAKEMQDRVDLLRFQINELQELKPEDGELAQLEVEHKRMSNVDSLLGRGQQVVSGLTEGEPALTDQVQSINHILDDMVGDDESLREIHDMLDSARIQMEEASSSLQHYLGRLEIDPQRYQMLDSRISGYFHLGRKHRIDPHQLAHLWQTLEEELNAIDGGEEKLQKLEQAAESAKDSYLDAAKTLSKGRNKHANKLDKMITEKIQPLGMPGAEFKVQLQTNPANQYSIHGLEQVEFVVSTNPGQPIKALNKVASGGELSRISLAIQVACAATTNVSTLVFDEVDVGIGGAVAQIVGKLLQELGTNNQVLCVTHLPQVAAQGHTHLHVNKQTSKKQTHTDIAKLSQDEKVAEIARMLGGLKITNQTLAHARELIEDSQG; via the coding sequence ATGCTGACACACATCAATATTTCTAATTTCGCTATCGTTGAGCAACTGGACCTGGACATTCCCAACAAACTCACTGTCATCACTGGCGAAACCGGGGCCGGTAAATCCATCATGATCGATGCGCTGGGGCTGGCTTTGGGTGACAGAGCCGACTCGGGATCAGTACGCCACGGGGCCGACAAAGCAGAAATACTGGCCAGTTTCGACATCAGTAACATCCCCGAAGCACAGCACTGGCTACAGCAACGGGACCTGGAAGCGGAACACGAATGCATCCTGCGGCGGGTCGTTTCCGGCGACGGCCGCAGCCGCGCTTACATCAATGGCACCCCGTCCCCCATTCAGGCGTTAAAACAGCTTGGCGAGATCCTGGTCAGCATTCACGGACAGCATGAACACCAGGCTCTGCTAAAGAAAGAGACCCACCGCCAACTGCTGGACGCGTTTTCGGGACTAGCCGGGCAGGCGGACATAGTTGCGGAGCGCTACCAGCATTGGCAGGACCAGCTAAAGGCTTTCCAGCATTTTCGTGACCATGCCAAGGAAATGCAGGACCGGGTGGATCTGCTGCGCTTCCAGATTAATGAATTACAAGAGCTTAAGCCTGAAGACGGAGAGTTGGCGCAGCTGGAAGTCGAGCATAAGCGGATGTCCAACGTGGATTCACTGCTGGGACGTGGACAACAAGTGGTGAGCGGATTGACAGAGGGAGAACCGGCACTGACCGACCAGGTACAGAGCATAAACCACATTCTTGACGACATGGTGGGTGATGATGAGTCATTACGCGAAATCCACGACATGCTGGACAGCGCCCGTATCCAGATGGAGGAAGCCTCGTCCAGCCTGCAGCATTATTTAGGGCGCCTTGAAATCGATCCTCAACGCTATCAAATGCTGGATTCGCGCATCTCCGGATATTTCCACTTAGGGCGCAAACATCGCATCGACCCCCATCAGCTAGCCCATCTGTGGCAGACCTTGGAAGAGGAACTGAACGCCATTGACGGCGGCGAAGAGAAACTGCAAAAACTGGAGCAAGCAGCCGAAAGCGCTAAAGACAGCTACCTGGACGCGGCCAAGACCCTTTCCAAAGGGCGTAATAAACACGCCAACAAGCTGGACAAGATGATCACCGAGAAAATTCAGCCGCTGGGCATGCCGGGAGCTGAATTCAAGGTGCAGTTACAAACCAATCCAGCTAATCAGTACAGCATCCATGGCCTGGAGCAAGTGGAGTTCGTTGTCAGCACCAACCCGGGGCAACCCATTAAAGCCCTTAACAAAGTGGCTTCCGGCGGCGAGCTATCGAGAATCAGCCTGGCCATTCAAGTGGCTTGCGCGGCAACGACGAACGTGTCCACTTTGGTGTTTGATGAGGTGGACGTGGGTATCGGGGGCGCAGTTGCCCAGATTGTCGGTAAACTACTGCAGGAGCTCGGTACTAACAACCAAGTGCTTTGCGTTACTCACTTGCCCCAGGTCGCCGCCCAGGGGCACACACACCTGCATGTGAACAAGCAGACGAGCAAAAAACAGACTCATACTGACATCGCCAAACTGTCGCAAGATGAAAAAGTAGCAGAGATAGCACGCATGCTGGGGGGATTGAAAATTACCAATCAGACCCTGGCGCATGCCAGGGAGCTGATTGAGGATAGCCAAGGCTGA
- the hrcA gene encoding heat-inducible transcriptional repressor HrcA → MPPKIDRAEQVLKALVERYIRDGEPVGSRAIADSMSVSASPATIRNVMAQLECRGLIQSPHTSAGRIPTALGYRLFVDTMLTIASPAAINVDQVRKRLLPDKTPLELVEEASEVLSDLTSMAGVVMVPKKNRSSLRQVEFLPLEGNRVLVILVLNDREVQNRIITTDRCYSESELVQAANYLNHNFLGSDLESIRSKLLSDMKSDKTRMDSLMQTVIEVASQSFQSSEQSDCVVSGQSNLLAMADHQGMEKLKELFDAFQRKRDLLGLMNNCVNSDGIQIFIGQESGFKLFDECSLVSSTYGTEDEVLGVLAVIGPTRMPYQQVIPMVDLTAKMLSSALKPGK, encoded by the coding sequence ATGCCCCCCAAAATAGACAGAGCAGAGCAAGTCCTGAAAGCGTTGGTGGAGCGTTATATCCGGGATGGTGAGCCGGTTGGTTCAAGGGCTATCGCGGATTCAATGTCAGTTAGTGCGAGCCCTGCCACCATCCGAAATGTCATGGCCCAGCTCGAATGTCGCGGCCTTATCCAGTCTCCGCATACGTCTGCCGGGCGCATTCCCACTGCGTTGGGTTATCGGCTGTTTGTGGATACGATGCTTACCATTGCTTCACCGGCGGCGATTAATGTGGATCAGGTGCGCAAGCGCTTATTACCGGATAAGACGCCACTTGAGTTGGTGGAAGAAGCGTCTGAGGTACTGTCGGACCTGACTTCGATGGCCGGTGTGGTGATGGTGCCGAAGAAAAACCGTTCCAGCCTGCGTCAGGTCGAATTTTTACCGCTCGAAGGTAATCGGGTGTTGGTGATTTTGGTGCTGAACGATCGTGAAGTGCAGAATCGCATCATCACCACCGACCGTTGCTACAGTGAAAGTGAATTGGTTCAGGCGGCGAATTACCTGAATCACAATTTCCTCGGCAGTGACCTGGAATCGATCCGCAGTAAGTTGCTCAGCGATATGAAAAGCGATAAAACCCGAATGGATTCGCTGATGCAAACCGTTATTGAGGTGGCTTCGCAAAGCTTTCAGAGTTCTGAGCAAAGTGATTGTGTGGTGTCGGGGCAGTCCAACCTGTTGGCAATGGCCGATCATCAGGGGATGGAAAAGCTGAAAGAGCTGTTTGACGCCTTTCAGCGGAAGCGGGATCTCTTGGGGCTTATGAACAACTGTGTTAACAGCGATGGCATCCAGATTTTCATCGGGCAGGAATCCGGCTTTAAATTATTTGATGAGTGCAGCCTGGTATCCTCTACCTATGGCACCGAAGATGAAGTATTGGGCGTGCTCGCTGTCATTGGTCCCACCCGTATGCCCTATCAGCAAGTTATCCCTATGGTCGATCTCACAGCAAAAATGCTAAGTTCAGCCTTGAAGCCTGGAAAATAA